A single window of Aphidius gifuensis isolate YNYX2018 linkage group LG1, ASM1490517v1, whole genome shotgun sequence DNA harbors:
- the LOC122861043 gene encoding homeobox protein cut isoform X1 encodes MQASAEANSLDLQAMQSMDWLFKKERIYLLAQFWQQRATLAEKEVTTLKEKLAASTDGNIKTEGQQQTSQNAQSTETSHEHSNPRRSPSINLEQELQAKDKEINQLVDEVTRLQQSLHRLQETSAQTASRLEEELETRRQHIVRLESKLDRQRDYDDIKREISVLRSVDLSQIPTGEPGKSLEHLLMERTKALQQAENLKPPTTPDTIIGGLASPLQRTATASPHGSSSVVVSGSNPTSLTSQQVLPTRSTPTPSSVTSTTTTTTTTSTNLLFPPPLQNVETFGSFLGEEIVANWRRSLERSIINQQQQQQSQCTSTISIKSPIQQSQQFQQSSQLPPLSPTSPQLPLLPPLSQTGLHQQYTSLYSLPTTPNLNQLQSPTDQINSSTSTPVKSTTPLDNLDDMDKMPITDTSIELTTTATTTTSSTVSTVSTTTSSSSPLLSSTSTSTSVVQSITSPMSTTATTTTTTTLTSSHQLSTSNIETNNLLNGTSLSLAGLHLVGPTTTTTTASPKSPHDDTLYNNNNNNNNINNNNINNNNNNSISHHLMMNNNNSNHSINNNNNNNNSIGSISVLDSLKGPFRFDDRTHPFRFGDEFGAAGMAGRLGESLIPKGDPMEARLQEMLRYNMDKYASQNLDTLHIARRVRELLSIHNIGQRLFAKYVLGLSQGTVSELLSKPKPWDKLTEKGRDSYRKMHGWACDENAVMLLKSLIPKKDYVSGKEQGMPTFARGPQDGGPNDMNDERIAHMLNESSHLGMSRSEHDMSNDADSKSPSRLGCPSPLFGKDRYDSQNRRLKKYENDDIPQEKVVRIYQEELAKLMGRRVEDLRGPRDFPPSAMFSHFFSAGGGQSIQGMERTQDEIRIALDAYHRELQKLNTAPGQIPGLPNLPGLLALHQQALHQNHIANGGAGTGVGGGNPNSGGGGGGGGVQDLSLGKIEQRNKIMNGISEEDKEKMEEAMRHAGSAFSLVRPKQEPTQGPQSTPGGSSASSPLGNSILPPAMTPNEEFSAAAAASPLQRMASITNSLISQPSTPTHHSSNQRPLKAVLPPITQQQFDLYNNLNTEDIVKRVKEQLSQYSISQRLFGESVLGLSQGSVSDLLARPKPWHMLTQKGREPFIRMKMFLEDEQAVHKLVASQYKIAPEKLMRTGGYGGLPRKFNSACGTPMKPMPPTKLVQEQLQNAAKAQAAAQAAAAAQVAAQTAAAVQHHQEQTQMQLGPPQSSPQLGQHTIQGPQGLMLTSPGSHLASHLPTQLTIQELQKKQHQQQQREQQQQMSGLHSPHQMTPSPLRSLHPHISPSVYEMAALTQDLDTQTITTKIKEALLANNIGQKIFGEAVLGLSQGSVSELLSKPKPWHMLSIKGREPFIRMQLWLSDAHNVDRLQALKNERREANKRRRSSGPGHDNSSDTSSNDTADFYHASNSPGPGPGPGPGPAAKKQRVLFSEEQKEALRLAFALDPYPNVATIEFLAGELGLSSRTITNWFHNHRMRLKQQTPHGQPEQQSPREPGQPFDPVQFRLLLNQRLLEIQKERLGLGNVQIPYSPYFNPNLATLMSNALKEQCSGLDLSMGTLKREPNQEYDDDDADNDNDNENDNDNDDGMSNLGSEDSDGSGTSLKRESNDIHNSQIPTTASSVTSARSSRRKPAAPQWVNPEWQEPTRTGDEVIINGVCVMQTDDYGVKRENEQTVRVEPTPVQDRYDDDCQSDASSISANNGQDRDSPMPASPKSAQNSPIITTTTTATTTTTMTSPRSPLSTQNIHNNIDQSPKDIVKSEPEETWDY; translated from the exons aGAGCAACATTAGCTGAAAAAGAAGTAACAACacttaaagaaaaattagcaGCGTCAACCGACGGTAATATCAAGACTGAGGGACAACAACAAACATCCCAAAATGCTCAAAGCACAGAAACAAGTCATGAACATAGTAATCCAAGAAGATCACCAAGTATTAATTTGGAACAAGAACTTCAGGCCAAAGACAAAgag ataaATCAACTCGTTGATGAAGTCACAAGGTTACAACAGAGTCTTCATAGATTACAAGAAACAAGTGCACAAACAGCATCAAGACTTGAAGAAGAATTAGAAACAAGAAGACAACATATTGTAAGGCTAGAAAGTAAATTAGATCGACAACGTGattatgatgatattaaacGAGAAATAAGTGTACTGAGATCAGTTGATTTATCACAAATACCAACTGGTGAACCTGGTAAAAGTTTAGAACATCTTCTTATGGAAAGAACAAAAGCTTTACAACAAgcagaaaatttaaaaccacCAACAACACCAGACACAATTATCG GTGGACTTGCTTCACCACTGCAGCGTACTGCAACCGCCTCACCACATGGTAGTAGCAGTGTTGTTGTCAGTGGGAGTAATCCCACTTCCCTAACGTCCCAACAGGTGCTCCCAACGCGTTCCACCCCAACACCCTCATCGGTCACCTcaactaccaccaccaccactaccacaTCAACTAATCTCCTATTTCCACCTCCTTTACAAAATGTTGAGACTTTTGGTTCATTTCTTGGTGAAGAAATTGTTGCAAATTGGAGAAGATCCTTGGAAAGATCaattataaatcaacaacaacaacaacaatcacaaTGTACTTCtacaatttcaataaaatcaccAATCCAACAATCCCAACAATTCCAGCAGAGTTCACAACTACCACCATTATCACCAACATCACCACAATTACCATTACTACCCCCATTAAGCCAAACGGGACTACATCAGCAATACACAAGTTTATATTCATTGCCAACAACACCAAACCTAAATCAACTTCAATCACCAACAGATCAAATTAATTCATCTACAAGTACACCAGTTAAATCAACAACACCATTGGACAATCTTGATGATATGGATAAAATGCCAATAACAGATACCAGTATTGaattaacaacaacagcaacaacaacaacatcatcaaccgTATCAACtgtatcaacaacaacatcatcatcatcaccattattatcatcaacatcaacatcaacatcagtTGTACAATCAATAACATCACCAAtgtcaacaacagcaacaacaacaacaacaacaacattaacaAGCAGTCATCAATTATCAACAAGTAATATTGAGACAAATAATCTTCTAAATGGTACATCATTATCACTTGCTGGTTTACATTTAGTTggaccaacaacaacaacaacaacagcatcacCAAAAAGTCCACATGATGATACATtatacaacaataacaataataataataatattaacaataataatattaataataataacaacaacagcattAGCCATCATCTCATgatgaacaataataatagtaatcacagtataaataataataataataataacaacagtaTTGGAAGTATAAGTGTATTGGACAGTTTAAAAGGTCCATTTAGATTTGATGATAGAACACATCCATTTAGATTTGGTGATGAATTTGGTGCTGCTGGTATGGCAGGTAGATTAGGTGAATCATTAATACCAAAAGGTGATCCAATGGAAGCACGTTTACAAGAAATGTTACGTTATAATATGGATAAATATGCATCACAAAATTTAGATACACTTCATATTGCAAGACGTGTAcgtgaattattatcaattcatAATATTGGACAACGTTTATTTGCAAAATATGTACTTGGATTGAGTCAAGGTACTGTTAGTGAATTATTAAGTAAACCAAAACCTTGGGATAAACTTACGGAAAAAGGACGTGACAGCTATAGAAAGATGCATGGATGGGCTTGTGACGAGAATGCTGTGATGCTACTTAAATCATTAATACCAAAGAAAG ATTATGTTTCAGGCAAAGAACAAGGAATGCCAACATTTGCACGTGGTCCACAGGATGGTGGTCCAAATGATATGAATGACGAAAGAATAGCACATATGTTAAATGAATCAAGTCATCTTGGAATGAGCCGTAGTGAACATGATATGTCAAATGATGCTGATAGTAAAAGTCCAAGTAGATTGGGTTGTCCAAGTCCATTATTTGGAAAAGACAGATATGACAGTCAAAATAGAAgacttaaaaaatatgaaaatgatgacATTCCACAGGAAAAAGTTGTTAGAATTTATCAAGAAGAACTTGCTAAATTAATGGGTAGAAGAGTTGAAGATTTACGAGGACCAAGAGATTTTCCACCAAG TGCGATGTTTTCACATTTTTTCAGTGCTGGTGGTGGTCAAAGTATACAAGGAATGGAAAGAACACAAGATGAAATAAGAATTGCACTTGATGCATATCATCGTgagttacaaaaattaaatacagcACCTGGACAAATTCCAGGTTTACCAAATTTACCTGGTTTATTAGCACTTCATCAACAAGCACTACATCAAAATCATATTGCAAATGGTGGTGCTGGTACTGGTGTAGGTGGTGGTAATCCAAATAGTGGAGGTGGTGGAGGAGGAGGAGGAGTACAAGATCTTAGTTTGGGAAAAATtgaacaaagaaataaaataatgaatggtATATCAGAagaagataaagaaaaaatggaaGAAGCCATGAGACATGCTGGTAGTGCATTTTCATTGGTAAGACCAAAACAAGAACCAACACAAGGACCACAATCAACACCAGGTGGTTCAAGTGCAAGTTCACCACTTGGAAATTCAATTCTTCCACCAGCCATGACACCAAATGAAGAATTTTCAGCAGCAGCTGCTGCAAGTCCATTACAAAGAATGGCATCAATAACAAATAGTTTAATAAGTCAACCATCAACACCAACACATCATTCATCAAATCAAAGACCATTAAAAGCTGTATTACCACCAATAACCCAACAACAATTCGATCTTTACAATAATCTTAATACAGAGGACATTGTGAAGAGG GTAAAGGAACAATTAtcacagtattcaatatcacAGAGACTATTTGGAGAATCTGTATTGGGTTTATCACAGGGTTCAGTATCAGATTTACTAGCACGACCAAAACCTTGGCATATGCTTACTCAAAAAGGCAGAGAGCCATTTATTAgaatgaaaatgtttttagAGGATGAACAAGCTGTTCATAAATTAGTTGCAAGCCAATATAAAATTGCACCAGAGAAGCTCATGAGGACCGGCGGCTACGGCGGCCTGCCTCGTAAGTTTAACTCag caTGTGGAACACCAATGAAACCAATGCCACCAACAAAATTAGTACAAGAACAATTACAAAATGCAGCAAAAGCACAAGCAGCAGCAcaagcagcagcagcagcccAAGTTGCCGCCCaaacagcagcagcagtacAACATCATCAAGAACAAACACAAATGCAACTTGGTCCACCACAATCAAGTCCACAACTTGGTCAACATACAATACAAGGACCACAAGGATTAATGTTAACATCACCAGGTTCACATCTTGCATCACATTTACCAACCCAATTAACAATTcaagaattacaaaaaaaacaacatcaacaacaacaacgtgaacaacaacaacaaatgtcTGGTTTACATTCACCACATCAAATGACACCATCACCATTACGTAGTCTTCATCCACATATATCACCAAGTGTTTATGAAATGGCTGCATTAACACAAGATCTTGATAcacaaacaataacaacaaaaataaaagaagctCTACTTGCTAATAATATTggacaaaaaatatttggtgAAGCTGTACTTGGTTTATCACAAGGTTCAGTTAGTGAATTATTAAGTAAACCAAAACCATGGCATATGTTAAGTATTAAAGGACGTGAACCATTTATAAGAATGCAGCTTTGGCTATCAGATGCACATAATGTTGATCGTTTGCaagcattaaaaaatgaaagacgTGAAGCTAATAAAAGACGTCGTAGTAGTGGTCCTGGTCATGATAATTCATCAGATACATCAAGTAATGATACTGCTGATTTTTATCATGCTAGTAATTCACCTGGTCCAGGACCTGGTCCTGGTCCTGGTCCAGCAGCTAAAAAACAACGTGTATTATTTTCTGAAGAACAAAAAGAAGCATTAAGACTTGCATTTGCACTTGATCCATATCCAAATGTTGCAACAATTGAATTTCTTGCTGGTGAATTAGGTTTATCATCaagaacaataacaaattGGTTTCATAATCATAGAATGAgattaaaacaacaaacacCACATGGACAACCAGAACAACAATCACCACGTGAACCTGGACAACCATTTGATCCAGTACAATTTCGTTTATTACTAAATCAAAGATTACttgaaatacaaaaagaaaGACTTGGTTTGGGTAATGTACAAATACCATATTCACCATATTTTAATCCAAATTTAGCAACATTAATGAGTAATGCATTAAAAGAACAATGTTCTGGTCTTGATTTATCAATGGGTACATTAAAACGTGAACCAAATCaagaatatgatgatgatgatgctgataatgataatgataatgaaaatgataatgataatgatgatggtaTGAGTAATTTAGGTAGTGAAGATTCAGATGGTTCTGGTACAAGTTTAAAACGTGAATCAAATGATATACATAATTCACAAATACcaacaacagcatcatcaGTAACATCAGCAAGATCAAGTAGAAGAAAACCAGCAGCACCACAATGGGTTAATCCAGAATGGCAAGAACCAACAAGAACTGGTGATGAAGTTATTATAAATGGTGTTTGTGTTATGCAAACTGATGATTATGGTGTTAAAAGAGAAAATGAACAAACAGTTAGAGTTGAACCAACACCAGTACAAGATagatatgatgatgattgtcaAAGTGAtgcatcatcaatatcagcaAATAATGGACAAGATCGTGATAGTCCAATGCCTGCAAGTCCAAAATCAGCTCAAAATAGTCCAATAATAACAActacaacaacagcaacaacaacaacgacaatgACATCACCAAGATCACCATTATCAACACAAAATATTCACAATAACATTGATCAAAGTCCCAAAGACATTGTTAAAAGTGAACCAGAAGAAACTTGGGACTAttag
- the LOC122861043 gene encoding homeobox protein cut isoform X3: MQASAEANSLDLQAMQSMDWLFKKERIYLLAQFWQQRATLAEKEVTTLKEKLAASTDGNIKTEGQQQTSQNAQSTETSHEHSNPRRSPSINLEQELQAKDKEINQLVDEVTRLQQSLHRLQETSAQTASRLEEELETRRQHIVRLESKLDRQRDYDDIKREISVLRSVDLSQIPTGEPGKSLEHLLMERTKALQQAENLKPPTTPDTIIGGLASPLQRTATASPHGSSSVVVSGSNPTSLTSQQVLPTRSTPTPSSVTSTTTTTTTTSTNLLFPPPLQNVETFGSFLGEEIVANWRRSLERSIINQQQQQQSQCTSTISIKSPIQQSQQFQQSSQLPPLSPTSPQLPLLPPLSQTGLHQQYTSLYSLPTTPNLNQLQSPTDQINSSTSTPVKSTTPLDNLDDMDKMPITDTSIELTTTATTTTSSTVSTVSTTTSSSSPLLSSTSTSTSVVQSITSPMSTTATTTTTTTLTSSHQLSTSNIETNNLLNGTSLSLAGLHLVGPTTTTTTASPKSPHDDTLYNNNNNNNNINNNNINNNNNNSISHHLMMNNNNSNHSINNNNNNNNSIGSISVLDSLKGPFRFDDRTHPFRFGDEFGAAGMAGRLGESLIPKGDPMEARLQEMLRYNMDKYASQNLDTLHIARRVRELLSIHNIGQRLFAKYVLGLSQGTVSELLSKPKPWDKLTEKGRDSYRKMHGWACDENAVMLLKSLIPKKDYVSGKEQGMPTFARGPQDGGPNDMNDERIAHMLNESSHLGMSRSEHDMSNDADSKSPSRLGCPSPLFGKDRYDSQNRRLKKYENDDIPQEKVVRIYQEELAKLMGRRVEDLRGPRDFPPSAMFSHFFSAGGGQSIQGMERTQDEIRIALDAYHRELQKLNTAPGQIPGLPNLPGLLALHQQALHQNHIANGGAGTGVGGGNPNSGGGGGGGGVQDLSLGKIEQRNKIMNGISEEDKEKMEEAMRHAGSAFSLVRPKQEPTQGPQSTPGGSSASSPLGNSILPPAMTPNEEFSAAAAASPLQRMASITNSLISQPSTPTHHSSNQRPLKAVLPPITQQQFDLYNNLNTEDIVKRVKEQLSQYSISQRLFGESVLGLSQGSVSDLLARPKPWHMLTQKGREPFIRMKMFLEDEQAVHKLVASQYKIAPEKLMRTGGYGGLPPCGTPMKPMPPTKLVQEQLQNAAKAQAAAQAAAAAQVAAQTAAAVQHHQEQTQMQLGPPQSSPQLGQHTIQGPQGLMLTSPGSHLASHLPTQLTIQELQKKQHQQQQREQQQQMSGLHSPHQMTPSPLRSLHPHISPSVYEMAALTQDLDTQTITTKIKEALLANNIGQKIFGEAVLGLSQGSVSELLSKPKPWHMLSIKGREPFIRMQLWLSDAHNVDRLQALKNERREANKRRRSSGPGHDNSSDTSSNDTADFYHASNSPGPGPGPGPGPAAKKQRVLFSEEQKEALRLAFALDPYPNVATIEFLAGELGLSSRTITNWFHNHRMRLKQQTPHGQPEQQSPREPGQPFDPVQFRLLLNQRLLEIQKERLGLGNVQIPYSPYFNPNLATLMSNALKEQCSGLDLSMGTLKREPNQEYDDDDADNDNDNENDNDNDDGMSNLGSEDSDGSGTSLKRESNDIHNSQIPTTASSVTSARSSRRKPAAPQWVNPEWQEPTRTGDEVIINGVCVMQTDDYGVKRENEQTVRVEPTPVQDRYDDDCQSDASSISANNGQDRDSPMPASPKSAQNSPIITTTTTATTTTTMTSPRSPLSTQNIHNNIDQSPKDIVKSEPEETWDY; the protein is encoded by the exons aGAGCAACATTAGCTGAAAAAGAAGTAACAACacttaaagaaaaattagcaGCGTCAACCGACGGTAATATCAAGACTGAGGGACAACAACAAACATCCCAAAATGCTCAAAGCACAGAAACAAGTCATGAACATAGTAATCCAAGAAGATCACCAAGTATTAATTTGGAACAAGAACTTCAGGCCAAAGACAAAgag ataaATCAACTCGTTGATGAAGTCACAAGGTTACAACAGAGTCTTCATAGATTACAAGAAACAAGTGCACAAACAGCATCAAGACTTGAAGAAGAATTAGAAACAAGAAGACAACATATTGTAAGGCTAGAAAGTAAATTAGATCGACAACGTGattatgatgatattaaacGAGAAATAAGTGTACTGAGATCAGTTGATTTATCACAAATACCAACTGGTGAACCTGGTAAAAGTTTAGAACATCTTCTTATGGAAAGAACAAAAGCTTTACAACAAgcagaaaatttaaaaccacCAACAACACCAGACACAATTATCG GTGGACTTGCTTCACCACTGCAGCGTACTGCAACCGCCTCACCACATGGTAGTAGCAGTGTTGTTGTCAGTGGGAGTAATCCCACTTCCCTAACGTCCCAACAGGTGCTCCCAACGCGTTCCACCCCAACACCCTCATCGGTCACCTcaactaccaccaccaccactaccacaTCAACTAATCTCCTATTTCCACCTCCTTTACAAAATGTTGAGACTTTTGGTTCATTTCTTGGTGAAGAAATTGTTGCAAATTGGAGAAGATCCTTGGAAAGATCaattataaatcaacaacaacaacaacaatcacaaTGTACTTCtacaatttcaataaaatcaccAATCCAACAATCCCAACAATTCCAGCAGAGTTCACAACTACCACCATTATCACCAACATCACCACAATTACCATTACTACCCCCATTAAGCCAAACGGGACTACATCAGCAATACACAAGTTTATATTCATTGCCAACAACACCAAACCTAAATCAACTTCAATCACCAACAGATCAAATTAATTCATCTACAAGTACACCAGTTAAATCAACAACACCATTGGACAATCTTGATGATATGGATAAAATGCCAATAACAGATACCAGTATTGaattaacaacaacagcaacaacaacaacatcatcaaccgTATCAACtgtatcaacaacaacatcatcatcatcaccattattatcatcaacatcaacatcaacatcagtTGTACAATCAATAACATCACCAAtgtcaacaacagcaacaacaacaacaacaacaacattaacaAGCAGTCATCAATTATCAACAAGTAATATTGAGACAAATAATCTTCTAAATGGTACATCATTATCACTTGCTGGTTTACATTTAGTTggaccaacaacaacaacaacaacagcatcacCAAAAAGTCCACATGATGATACATtatacaacaataacaataataataataatattaacaataataatattaataataataacaacaacagcattAGCCATCATCTCATgatgaacaataataatagtaatcacagtataaataataataataataataacaacagtaTTGGAAGTATAAGTGTATTGGACAGTTTAAAAGGTCCATTTAGATTTGATGATAGAACACATCCATTTAGATTTGGTGATGAATTTGGTGCTGCTGGTATGGCAGGTAGATTAGGTGAATCATTAATACCAAAAGGTGATCCAATGGAAGCACGTTTACAAGAAATGTTACGTTATAATATGGATAAATATGCATCACAAAATTTAGATACACTTCATATTGCAAGACGTGTAcgtgaattattatcaattcatAATATTGGACAACGTTTATTTGCAAAATATGTACTTGGATTGAGTCAAGGTACTGTTAGTGAATTATTAAGTAAACCAAAACCTTGGGATAAACTTACGGAAAAAGGACGTGACAGCTATAGAAAGATGCATGGATGGGCTTGTGACGAGAATGCTGTGATGCTACTTAAATCATTAATACCAAAGAAAG ATTATGTTTCAGGCAAAGAACAAGGAATGCCAACATTTGCACGTGGTCCACAGGATGGTGGTCCAAATGATATGAATGACGAAAGAATAGCACATATGTTAAATGAATCAAGTCATCTTGGAATGAGCCGTAGTGAACATGATATGTCAAATGATGCTGATAGTAAAAGTCCAAGTAGATTGGGTTGTCCAAGTCCATTATTTGGAAAAGACAGATATGACAGTCAAAATAGAAgacttaaaaaatatgaaaatgatgacATTCCACAGGAAAAAGTTGTTAGAATTTATCAAGAAGAACTTGCTAAATTAATGGGTAGAAGAGTTGAAGATTTACGAGGACCAAGAGATTTTCCACCAAG TGCGATGTTTTCACATTTTTTCAGTGCTGGTGGTGGTCAAAGTATACAAGGAATGGAAAGAACACAAGATGAAATAAGAATTGCACTTGATGCATATCATCGTgagttacaaaaattaaatacagcACCTGGACAAATTCCAGGTTTACCAAATTTACCTGGTTTATTAGCACTTCATCAACAAGCACTACATCAAAATCATATTGCAAATGGTGGTGCTGGTACTGGTGTAGGTGGTGGTAATCCAAATAGTGGAGGTGGTGGAGGAGGAGGAGGAGTACAAGATCTTAGTTTGGGAAAAATtgaacaaagaaataaaataatgaatggtATATCAGAagaagataaagaaaaaatggaaGAAGCCATGAGACATGCTGGTAGTGCATTTTCATTGGTAAGACCAAAACAAGAACCAACACAAGGACCACAATCAACACCAGGTGGTTCAAGTGCAAGTTCACCACTTGGAAATTCAATTCTTCCACCAGCCATGACACCAAATGAAGAATTTTCAGCAGCAGCTGCTGCAAGTCCATTACAAAGAATGGCATCAATAACAAATAGTTTAATAAGTCAACCATCAACACCAACACATCATTCATCAAATCAAAGACCATTAAAAGCTGTATTACCACCAATAACCCAACAACAATTCGATCTTTACAATAATCTTAATACAGAGGACATTGTGAAGAGG GTAAAGGAACAATTAtcacagtattcaatatcacAGAGACTATTTGGAGAATCTGTATTGGGTTTATCACAGGGTTCAGTATCAGATTTACTAGCACGACCAAAACCTTGGCATATGCTTACTCAAAAAGGCAGAGAGCCATTTATTAgaatgaaaatgtttttagAGGATGAACAAGCTGTTCATAAATTAGTTGCAAGCCAATATAAAATTGCACCAGAGAAGCTCATGAGGACCGGCGGCTACGGCGGCCTGCCTC caTGTGGAACACCAATGAAACCAATGCCACCAACAAAATTAGTACAAGAACAATTACAAAATGCAGCAAAAGCACAAGCAGCAGCAcaagcagcagcagcagcccAAGTTGCCGCCCaaacagcagcagcagtacAACATCATCAAGAACAAACACAAATGCAACTTGGTCCACCACAATCAAGTCCACAACTTGGTCAACATACAATACAAGGACCACAAGGATTAATGTTAACATCACCAGGTTCACATCTTGCATCACATTTACCAACCCAATTAACAATTcaagaattacaaaaaaaacaacatcaacaacaacaacgtgaacaacaacaacaaatgtcTGGTTTACATTCACCACATCAAATGACACCATCACCATTACGTAGTCTTCATCCACATATATCACCAAGTGTTTATGAAATGGCTGCATTAACACAAGATCTTGATAcacaaacaataacaacaaaaataaaagaagctCTACTTGCTAATAATATTggacaaaaaatatttggtgAAGCTGTACTTGGTTTATCACAAGGTTCAGTTAGTGAATTATTAAGTAAACCAAAACCATGGCATATGTTAAGTATTAAAGGACGTGAACCATTTATAAGAATGCAGCTTTGGCTATCAGATGCACATAATGTTGATCGTTTGCaagcattaaaaaatgaaagacgTGAAGCTAATAAAAGACGTCGTAGTAGTGGTCCTGGTCATGATAATTCATCAGATACATCAAGTAATGATACTGCTGATTTTTATCATGCTAGTAATTCACCTGGTCCAGGACCTGGTCCTGGTCCTGGTCCAGCAGCTAAAAAACAACGTGTATTATTTTCTGAAGAACAAAAAGAAGCATTAAGACTTGCATTTGCACTTGATCCATATCCAAATGTTGCAACAATTGAATTTCTTGCTGGTGAATTAGGTTTATCATCaagaacaataacaaattGGTTTCATAATCATAGAATGAgattaaaacaacaaacacCACATGGACAACCAGAACAACAATCACCACGTGAACCTGGACAACCATTTGATCCAGTACAATTTCGTTTATTACTAAATCAAAGATTACttgaaatacaaaaagaaaGACTTGGTTTGGGTAATGTACAAATACCATATTCACCATATTTTAATCCAAATTTAGCAACATTAATGAGTAATGCATTAAAAGAACAATGTTCTGGTCTTGATTTATCAATGGGTACATTAAAACGTGAACCAAATCaagaatatgatgatgatgatgctgataatgataatgataatgaaaatgataatgataatgatgatggtaTGAGTAATTTAGGTAGTGAAGATTCAGATGGTTCTGGTACAAGTTTAAAACGTGAATCAAATGATATACATAATTCACAAATACcaacaacagcatcatcaGTAACATCAGCAAGATCAAGTAGAAGAAAACCAGCAGCACCACAATGGGTTAATCCAGAATGGCAAGAACCAACAAGAACTGGTGATGAAGTTATTATAAATGGTGTTTGTGTTATGCAAACTGATGATTATGGTGTTAAAAGAGAAAATGAACAAACAGTTAGAGTTGAACCAACACCAGTACAAGATagatatgatgatgattgtcaAAGTGAtgcatcatcaatatcagcaAATAATGGACAAGATCGTGATAGTCCAATGCCTGCAAGTCCAAAATCAGCTCAAAATAGTCCAATAATAACAActacaacaacagcaacaacaacaacgacaatgACATCACCAAGATCACCATTATCAACACAAAATATTCACAATAACATTGATCAAAGTCCCAAAGACATTGTTAAAAGTGAACCAGAAGAAACTTGGGACTAttag